One window of Mesorhizobium sp. PAMC28654 genomic DNA carries:
- a CDS encoding ABC transporter substrate-binding protein — MRMHRRTLLALAVFTGLTAPSMALAADDTIKIGLLATFEGPFTVLGEDGERGAMTAVAEMNGTVAGKKVEIVKGSSDASPDSAVRAARKLVEQDGVKVLVGPLSGDEGIAVKDYAKTQPNVTFINGTSAAQDTTLRDPADNFFRFSTDGAQWMAGLGTYAFKDKGYKKVATVAEDYSFPYTQVFGFMAEFCKAGGHVPSKSWVPIGNKDFSSVIAAIPEGVDAIYVALGGADAVNFLTQYQQSGGTAPLIGGSITVDQTVLTSKGKLRDVLKGTPSAGPTADTNDSPAWKTFVEAYKKQPGAFPSPSLFAHGYYVDMKATLLGLDKVGGDVSDGGVKLRDALSKLSFDTPTGKVSLDKNRNAIADIFLTEVTEGADGNLMNKLVKVVPQVNQTLGIPEDEFMKLGAVNRDNPSCP, encoded by the coding sequence ATGAGGATGCATAGACGTACATTGCTGGCCCTGGCGGTGTTCACCGGGCTGACCGCGCCTTCGATGGCGCTGGCTGCCGACGATACGATCAAGATTGGCCTGCTTGCCACCTTCGAGGGGCCGTTCACGGTGCTCGGCGAGGACGGCGAGCGTGGCGCGATGACGGCGGTCGCCGAGATGAACGGCACTGTCGCCGGCAAGAAGGTCGAGATCGTCAAGGGTTCGTCCGATGCCTCGCCCGACAGCGCCGTACGCGCGGCGCGCAAGCTGGTCGAGCAGGACGGCGTCAAGGTGCTGGTCGGTCCGCTCTCGGGTGACGAAGGCATCGCGGTCAAGGACTATGCCAAGACCCAGCCGAACGTCACCTTCATCAACGGCACGTCCGCCGCGCAGGATACGACGCTGCGCGATCCGGCAGACAATTTCTTCCGCTTCTCGACTGATGGCGCGCAGTGGATGGCGGGCCTCGGGACCTATGCCTTCAAGGACAAGGGCTACAAGAAGGTCGCGACCGTCGCCGAGGATTATTCCTTCCCCTACACGCAGGTCTTCGGCTTCATGGCCGAGTTCTGCAAGGCCGGCGGACATGTACCGTCGAAGTCTTGGGTGCCGATCGGCAACAAGGATTTCTCCTCGGTCATCGCCGCCATTCCTGAAGGCGTCGATGCGATCTATGTCGCGCTCGGCGGCGCCGATGCCGTCAACTTCCTGACCCAGTATCAGCAGAGCGGTGGTACCGCGCCGCTCATCGGCGGCTCGATCACCGTCGACCAGACGGTGCTGACCTCGAAAGGCAAGCTGCGCGATGTGCTCAAGGGCACGCCGTCGGCCGGTCCTACCGCCGACACCAATGACTCGCCGGCATGGAAGACGTTTGTCGAGGCCTACAAGAAGCAGCCGGGCGCCTTTCCCTCGCCCTCGCTCTTTGCCCATGGCTACTACGTCGACATGAAGGCGACGCTGCTCGGCCTCGACAAGGTTGGCGGCGATGTTTCCGATGGCGGTGTGAAGCTGCGTGACGCACTGTCGAAGCTTTCCTTCGACACGCCGACCGGCAAGGTGTCGCTGGACAAGAACCGCAACGCGATCGCCGACATCTTCCTGACCGAGGTCACCGAAGGCGCGGACGGCAATCTCATGAACAAGCTGGTCAAGGTCGTGCCGCAGGTCAACCAGACGCTCGGCATTCCCGAAGACGAGTTCATGAAGCTCGGCGCGGTCAACCGCGACAATCCGAGCTGCCCGTAA
- a CDS encoding flotillin family protein: MDAQIFGAFLLWLIIAAVVVVIAVYILRWLYRRSTKETAFVRTGFMGEKVVVNGGAFVIPVLHEITPVNMNVLRIEVRREDGFALITRNRMRVDLIAEFFVRVGASRELVAAAAQTLGRRTLQPDSLRELLEGKFAGALRTVAAQMTLEEMHELRGDYAAKVRRLAEESLAANGLELESVAIVDLDQTSLEYFDPSNAFDAEGLTQLTESIETRRRMRNEIEQRTLVDIRNQNLDTQRKVLEIDRDSEYARLEQEREVEIRRAAQRSELAIDRALRDQESEQAQLSSREAVEKSRLNQERNITEERIKSEEDTQRREIARRRSLDETEMKMRELTEREQIALELSLERARIEREGAQSQLEIERKKLLEVAELERQITLAEKALEVTKAEAEKRRAEIVENQATETARIAQDRAIDEVRISRERHLEALQIAKRQAFEEAEISAGEEVERARITTERGIEEARLIKDRDIRQMGVERDQRIEIAEIQKAIDIAKKTQERSSAIAASEAVRAKAVQAEEQAFTAREREIAERRKLTDLIGAAREAEREALRITSAADAEMKAAKSLAEAQKIAAVASAESEKIHALAAAQRYEVDAAGHRQLNEAENLLSNEARAGRLRGKLLDHMEGIIRESVKPMEKIEGIKILHVDGLNGGQGGNRNVTDEVIDSALRYRVQAPMIDSLMKEIGIEGGSLGRMTDVLRDAKDISSLTRDKKGKGKTAKDDDDDRDH; encoded by the coding sequence ATGGACGCGCAGATCTTTGGCGCTTTCCTGTTGTGGCTGATCATCGCCGCGGTCGTCGTGGTCATCGCCGTCTACATCCTGCGATGGCTCTATCGCCGCTCGACCAAGGAGACGGCGTTCGTACGCACAGGCTTCATGGGCGAGAAGGTGGTGGTGAATGGCGGCGCCTTCGTCATTCCGGTGCTGCACGAGATCACGCCCGTCAACATGAACGTCCTGCGCATCGAGGTGCGCCGCGAGGACGGTTTTGCACTGATCACCAGGAACCGGATGCGCGTCGACCTGATCGCCGAGTTCTTCGTCCGTGTCGGCGCCAGCCGAGAGCTGGTCGCGGCCGCCGCCCAGACGCTTGGCCGCCGCACGCTGCAGCCCGACAGCCTGCGCGAACTGCTCGAAGGCAAGTTTGCCGGCGCCTTGCGCACGGTCGCCGCCCAGATGACGCTGGAAGAGATGCACGAACTGCGCGGCGACTATGCCGCCAAGGTGCGCAGGCTCGCCGAGGAATCGCTTGCCGCCAACGGCCTTGAGCTGGAAAGCGTCGCCATCGTCGATCTCGACCAGACCAGCCTCGAATATTTCGATCCCTCCAACGCCTTCGACGCCGAGGGCCTGACGCAGCTGACGGAGTCGATCGAGACCCGGCGCCGCATGCGCAACGAGATTGAGCAGCGCACGCTGGTCGACATCCGCAACCAGAACCTCGACACCCAGCGCAAGGTGCTGGAGATCGACCGCGACAGCGAATATGCCCGCCTGGAGCAGGAGCGTGAAGTCGAGATCCGTCGTGCGGCCCAGCGTTCTGAGCTCGCCATCGATCGCGCGCTGCGCGACCAGGAATCCGAACAGGCACAGCTATCGTCACGCGAAGCCGTCGAGAAATCGCGCCTCAACCAGGAGCGCAACATCACCGAGGAGCGCATCAAGAGCGAGGAAGACACGCAGCGCCGTGAGATCGCGCGCCGCCGTTCGCTCGACGAGACCGAGATGAAGATGCGCGAGCTGACGGAACGCGAGCAGATAGCGCTCGAACTGTCCCTGGAGCGGGCTCGTATCGAGCGCGAAGGCGCGCAGAGCCAGCTGGAGATCGAACGCAAGAAGCTGCTCGAAGTCGCCGAACTGGAACGCCAGATCACACTCGCCGAAAAAGCGCTTGAGGTCACCAAGGCCGAGGCGGAAAAGCGCCGCGCCGAGATCGTCGAGAACCAGGCGACCGAGACGGCGAGGATCGCGCAGGACCGTGCCATCGACGAGGTCAGGATTTCACGCGAGCGCCATCTCGAAGCGCTGCAGATTGCTAAGCGGCAGGCCTTCGAGGAAGCCGAGATCTCGGCTGGCGAAGAGGTCGAGCGTGCTCGCATCACCACCGAGCGCGGCATCGAGGAAGCGCGGCTGATCAAGGATCGAGATATCCGGCAAATGGGTGTCGAACGCGACCAGAGGATCGAGATCGCCGAGATCCAGAAGGCCATCGACATCGCCAAGAAGACGCAGGAGCGCTCTTCGGCGATAGCGGCTTCGGAAGCCGTTCGCGCCAAGGCCGTCCAGGCCGAGGAACAGGCGTTCACCGCCCGCGAACGCGAGATCGCCGAGCGACGCAAGCTGACGGATCTGATTGGTGCTGCGCGCGAGGCGGAGCGCGAGGCTCTGCGTATCACATCCGCCGCCGATGCGGAGATGAAGGCGGCCAAGAGCCTCGCCGAAGCGCAGAAGATCGCGGCCGTTGCCTCGGCCGAGTCGGAGAAGATCCACGCCCTCGCGGCGGCCCAGCGCTACGAGGTCGATGCAGCCGGCCATCGCCAGCTCAACGAGGCCGAGAACCTGCTTTCCAACGAGGCGCGCGCCGGTCGCCTGCGTGGCAAGCTGCTCGACCACATGGAAGGCATCATCCGCGAAAGCGTCAAGCCGATGGAGAAGATCGAAGGCATCAAGATCCTGCATGTCGACGGCCTCAATGGCGGCCAGGGCGGCAACCGCAATGTCACCGACGAGGTCATCGATTCCGCCCTGCGCTACCGGGTGCAGGCGCCGATGATCGACAGTCTGATGAAGGAGATCGGTATCGAGGGCGGTTCGCTTGGCCGCATGACCGATGTGCTGCGCGACGCCAAGGATATTTCGAGCCTGACCCGCGACAAGAAGGGCAAGGGCAAGACCGCCAAGGACGATGATGACGACCGCGATCACTGA
- a CDS encoding ABC transporter ATP-binding protein, with protein sequence MTESLAANRLQSTGAYALELDGVARHFGALVALSGINMRIAAGERRAVLGSNGAGKTTLFNAVTGDFLPTAGRIRFFGEDITDLPPHERIRRGLRRTYQISQLFKGLSVLDSIFLACRGVSRRRFSLLRPRVTDVNMVQAESILNAVHLETYRDTLVATLSHGQQRQLEIALALAGAPRFILFDEPAAGLSPTERRDLVTILNGLPKHIGYVIIEHDLDVALRVSEYVSMMHNGRLFKEGTPQEIEADPEVQEIYLGGKHG encoded by the coding sequence GTGACCGAAAGCCTCGCAGCAAACCGTCTCCAGAGCACCGGCGCCTATGCGCTGGAGCTTGACGGCGTGGCGCGGCATTTCGGGGCACTGGTGGCGCTCTCGGGTATCAACATGAGGATCGCGGCCGGCGAGCGGCGCGCGGTTCTCGGCTCCAACGGCGCCGGCAAGACGACGCTGTTCAACGCCGTGACCGGCGACTTCCTGCCGACGGCCGGACGTATCCGCTTCTTTGGCGAGGACATCACCGACCTGCCGCCGCATGAGCGTATCCGGCGCGGCCTGCGGCGCACCTATCAGATCTCACAATTGTTCAAGGGCCTGTCCGTCCTTGATTCCATCTTCCTCGCCTGTCGCGGCGTGTCGCGCCGCCGCTTCTCGCTGCTGCGCCCACGGGTCACCGATGTGAACATGGTGCAGGCGGAATCGATCCTGAACGCGGTGCATCTCGAAACCTATCGCGATACGCTGGTGGCGACGCTGAGCCACGGCCAGCAGCGGCAGTTGGAGATCGCGCTGGCGCTGGCCGGCGCGCCGCGTTTCATCCTGTTCGACGAGCCCGCGGCCGGTCTGTCGCCGACCGAGCGCCGCGACCTGGTGACAATCCTCAACGGCCTGCCCAAGCATATCGGCTATGTGATCATCGAGCATGACCTCGACGTGGCGCTGCGCGTGTCGGAATATGTCTCGATGATGCACAATGGCCGCCTGTTCAAGGAGGGCACGCCGCAGGAGATCGAGGCCGATCCCGAGGTCCAGGAAATCTACCTCGGAGGCAAGCATGGCTGA
- a CDS encoding ABC transporter permease, translating into MAERPAPSGKAVLKIEDLQVYYGESHALQGVSLTLESGVLSVVGRNGMGKTTLCNTITGLKRAQSGSIRVDGREISSLEPHEIHRLGVGYVPQGRRVWPSLTVDEHLRLAAGNRRDASWTVERIYQTFPRLAERRSNGGSQLSGGEQQMLAISRALLSDPRLLVMDEPTEGLAPIIVEQVERMLVTLAEEGEMAILVIEQNIGVATAVSDRVAIMVNGRINRIMEASALAADRELQQRLLGVGRHSDEPAVTPAAAAQAQEQLAEVYRIDRGASQGVPQDGIYRPVTELPNRWNVPVTAMRQAAVDKTAPRDDLKKVFAIPFAERIGRTVLVAGTFDTKGKELRFIADRLKSLGIPVRTVDLSTSGKPSSADVPAMQVASMHARGASAVMSGDRGGSVAAMAEAFARWIEREPRIGGVISAGGSGGTTLATAGMRVLPVGIPKLMVSTVAAGDVAKYVGGADIMMFHSVADVQGLNSITEAVLGNAAHAMAGMVAQLPTGEAWEAKRKLARPAVGITMFGVTTPAVQAVTKRLEGDYDCLVFHATGIGGRAMENLADSRLLSAFLDLTTTEVADMIVGGVFPATDDRFGAAIRTGLPYVGSTGALDMVNFGSRDSVPEKFRARKFVIHNPNVTLMRTTRDENRAFGEWIGARLNAMNGQVRFLLPEGGVSMLDSPGQPFCDPEADNALFEAIEKTVRPTSQRVVQRVRANINDTPFVDAVINAFHAITPKLQRRA; encoded by the coding sequence ATGGCTGAACGCCCGGCACCTTCAGGCAAGGCGGTCCTCAAGATAGAGGACCTGCAGGTCTACTACGGCGAAAGCCATGCGCTGCAGGGTGTGTCGCTGACGCTGGAAAGCGGCGTGCTGTCGGTCGTCGGCCGCAACGGCATGGGCAAGACAACGCTGTGCAACACCATCACCGGTCTGAAGCGCGCGCAGTCGGGATCGATCCGGGTCGACGGCCGCGAAATCTCGTCGCTTGAACCGCATGAAATCCACCGCCTCGGCGTAGGCTATGTGCCGCAGGGCCGTCGCGTCTGGCCGAGCCTGACCGTCGACGAACATCTTCGTCTGGCAGCCGGCAACCGGCGCGATGCAAGCTGGACGGTCGAGCGCATCTACCAGACCTTTCCGCGCCTTGCCGAACGCCGGAGCAATGGTGGCTCGCAGCTGTCGGGCGGCGAGCAGCAGATGCTGGCGATTTCTCGCGCACTGCTGAGCGATCCCAGATTGCTGGTCATGGACGAGCCGACCGAGGGGCTGGCTCCCATCATCGTCGAGCAGGTCGAGCGCATGCTGGTGACGCTGGCCGAGGAAGGCGAGATGGCGATCCTCGTCATCGAACAGAATATCGGCGTCGCGACAGCCGTGTCCGATCGCGTCGCGATCATGGTCAACGGGCGCATCAACCGCATCATGGAAGCGTCGGCGCTTGCCGCCGACCGGGAGTTGCAGCAGCGCCTGCTAGGCGTCGGCCGCCATTCCGATGAGCCCGCCGTGACCCCCGCGGCCGCGGCCCAGGCGCAAGAGCAACTGGCCGAAGTCTATCGTATTGACCGAGGGGCGTCGCAAGGCGTCCCGCAAGACGGCATCTACCGCCCGGTGACCGAACTGCCCAACCGCTGGAACGTGCCGGTGACGGCCATGCGCCAGGCGGCGGTCGACAAGACAGCACCTCGCGACGACCTGAAAAAGGTCTTCGCCATTCCCTTTGCCGAGCGGATCGGCAGGACCGTACTCGTCGCCGGTACCTTCGACACCAAGGGCAAGGAATTGCGCTTCATCGCTGATCGCCTCAAGTCCTTGGGCATTCCGGTCCGCACGGTCGACCTGTCGACCTCCGGCAAACCGTCGAGCGCCGATGTTCCTGCCATGCAGGTGGCAAGCATGCATGCGCGGGGTGCTTCCGCCGTCATGTCCGGCGATCGCGGCGGCTCGGTGGCGGCGATGGCCGAGGCCTTCGCGCGCTGGATCGAACGCGAGCCGCGCATCGGCGGCGTGATCTCGGCCGGCGGCTCCGGTGGCACAACCCTGGCGACGGCTGGCATGCGCGTATTGCCGGTTGGCATTCCCAAGTTGATGGTCTCGACGGTGGCGGCCGGCGATGTCGCCAAATATGTCGGCGGCGCTGACATCATGATGTTCCATTCGGTCGCCGACGTTCAGGGGCTGAATTCGATTACCGAAGCCGTGCTCGGCAATGCCGCTCATGCGATGGCGGGCATGGTCGCGCAATTGCCGACCGGCGAGGCGTGGGAAGCAAAACGCAAGCTGGCGCGCCCGGCTGTCGGCATAACCATGTTCGGCGTCACCACGCCGGCGGTGCAGGCGGTCACGAAGCGGCTTGAAGGGGACTATGACTGCCTCGTCTTCCACGCCACCGGCATCGGTGGGCGCGCGATGGAAAACCTTGCGGACTCACGGCTGCTCTCCGCCTTCCTTGACCTCACCACCACCGAGGTGGCCGACATGATCGTTGGCGGCGTCTTCCCGGCGACCGACGACCGCTTTGGCGCGGCGATCCGTACGGGCCTGCCCTATGTCGGCTCGACCGGGGCGCTGGACATGGTCAATTTCGGTTCGCGCGACAGCGTGCCGGAGAAGTTCCGCGCCCGGAAGTTTGTCATCCACAATCCGAACGTCACCTTGATGCGCACCACCCGCGACGAGAACCGCGCGTTCGGCGAATGGATCGGCGCACGCCTCAACGCCATGAACGGTCAGGTTCGTTTTCTTTTGCCCGAAGGCGGTGTGTCGATGCTCGACTCGCCCGGCCAGCCGTTCTGCGATCCGGAAGCCGACAATGCGCTGTTCGAGGCGATCGAGAAGACCGTGCGCCCGACATCGCAACGTGTCGTCCAGCGCGTCCGGGCAAACATCAACGACACGCCTTTCGTCGACGCGGTGATCAACGCGTTCCACGCCATCACGCCAAAGCTGCAGAGGCGAGCATGA
- a CDS encoding SRPBCC family protein — protein MTKVYISSVIPAPAAEVWKVVRNFNGLPNWAPFIAESRIEQNAPADQIGCIRSFTLKGGGRIREKLLALSDYDLSCSYAILESPMGVENYVSTLSLTPITDGNATFAEWQAEFDCAPDQEATLMQQIGTGVFQAAFTALKQRFRG, from the coding sequence ATGACCAAGGTCTATATCTCCTCCGTCATTCCCGCGCCCGCTGCCGAAGTGTGGAAGGTCGTGCGCAATTTCAACGGCCTTCCAAATTGGGCGCCGTTCATTGCCGAGAGCCGGATCGAGCAGAATGCGCCGGCCGACCAGATCGGCTGCATCCGCAGTTTCACGCTCAAGGGCGGCGGACGCATCCGGGAAAAACTGCTGGCGCTGTCCGACTATGACCTGTCCTGCAGCTACGCGATCCTCGAAAGTCCGATGGGCGTGGAGAACTATGTCTCCACGCTTTCCCTGACGCCGATCACCGACGGCAACGCGACATTCGCCGAATGGCAGGCCGAGTTCGATTGCGCCCCCGATCAGGAAGCAACCCTCATGCAGCAGATCGGCACCGGCGTGTTCCAGGCGGCATTCACAGCGCTCAAGCAGCGTTTCAGGGGCTGA
- a CDS encoding cisplatin damage response ATP-dependent DNA ligase, translating into MNRFAELLDRLVLTPSRNGKLTLLTDYFRSVEDPDRGLALAAITGDLNIAAVKPAMLRSLVAERMDPVLFGYSYDYVGDLAETVSLVWPQAQEAIPNRVPTLGEVVGKLQAASRSDGPKVLARLLDSAGISARFAIIKLVTGGLRIGVSARLAKQALADFGQVDVAEIEELWHGLTPPYAELFAWLEGKAEKPKKTALALFSPVMLSNPVGDGDLEKLDPADYAAEWKWDGIRVQAVSEGGVRRLYSRTGDDVSGAFPDLAEAMTFDATLDGELLVGDPREATGTFSDLQQRLNRKTVTPKMQQQYPAFMRCYDLLQLAGEDVRGLPFRERRDRLERFVKTLEPSRFDLSPFVTFDDWHTLEELRRAPPHPIIEGVMLKRWDAPYLAGRPKGPWFKWKRDPHTVDAVLMYAQRGHGKRSSFYSDYTFGVWSGPEGSEELVPVGKAYFGFTDEELKQIDKYVRDNTIERFGPVRSVRADRKNGLVLEVAFEGLNRSTRHKSGVAMRFPRISRLRWDKPTDEADRIETLRALLDR; encoded by the coding sequence ATGAACCGCTTCGCCGAACTTCTCGACCGACTGGTGCTGACGCCGTCGCGCAACGGCAAGCTGACGCTGCTGACCGACTATTTTCGCAGCGTCGAGGATCCGGATCGCGGACTGGCGCTGGCCGCGATCACCGGCGACCTCAATATCGCGGCGGTCAAGCCCGCCATGCTCAGGTCCCTCGTTGCCGAGCGGATGGACCCGGTTCTGTTCGGCTATTCCTACGACTATGTCGGCGACCTCGCCGAGACGGTCTCGCTGGTCTGGCCGCAGGCGCAGGAGGCCATTCCGAACCGTGTGCCGACGCTTGGCGAGGTCGTCGGCAAACTGCAGGCGGCCAGTCGCTCAGACGGGCCCAAAGTGCTGGCCCGGCTGCTCGACAGCGCCGGCATCTCGGCCCGCTTCGCCATCATAAAGCTGGTTACCGGTGGCCTGCGCATTGGCGTCTCGGCGCGGCTGGCGAAACAGGCGCTGGCGGATTTCGGTCAGGTCGATGTCGCCGAGATCGAGGAACTCTGGCATGGGCTGACGCCGCCCTATGCCGAACTGTTTGCCTGGCTGGAGGGCAAGGCGGAGAAGCCGAAGAAGACGGCGCTCGCCCTGTTCAGCCCGGTGATGCTGTCCAACCCCGTCGGCGATGGCGACCTCGAAAAGCTCGATCCGGCCGACTATGCGGCGGAGTGGAAGTGGGATGGCATCCGCGTGCAGGCGGTGTCGGAAGGCGGCGTCCGGCGGCTCTACTCGCGCACCGGCGACGATGTTTCGGGCGCCTTCCCCGATCTTGCGGAGGCCATGACCTTCGACGCCACTCTTGATGGCGAGCTTCTGGTCGGCGATCCCCGGGAGGCGACTGGTACCTTTTCGGACCTGCAGCAGCGGCTGAACCGCAAGACCGTGACCCCGAAGATGCAGCAGCAATATCCGGCCTTCATGCGCTGCTACGACCTGCTGCAGCTCGCCGGCGAAGATGTGCGCGGCCTGCCCTTCCGCGAGCGGCGCGACCGCCTGGAGAGATTCGTGAAAACGCTGGAACCAAGCCGCTTCGACCTGTCGCCCTTCGTCACCTTCGACGACTGGCATACGCTGGAGGAACTGCGCCGGGCGCCGCCCCACCCGATCATCGAGGGCGTCATGCTGAAGCGTTGGGATGCACCCTATCTCGCCGGTCGTCCCAAGGGGCCCTGGTTCAAATGGAAGCGCGACCCGCATACGGTCGACGCGGTGCTGATGTATGCCCAGCGCGGTCACGGCAAGCGTTCGAGCTTCTACTCGGACTACACATTCGGCGTCTGGTCCGGCCCGGAAGGTTCGGAGGAACTGGTGCCTGTCGGCAAGGCCTATTTCGGCTTCACCGACGAGGAACTGAAGCAGATCGACAAATATGTCCGCGACAACACGATCGAGCGTTTTGGCCCGGTCCGCTCGGTGCGGGCCGACCGCAAGAACGGCCTCGTGCTGGAAGTGGCATTCGAAGGGCTCAACCGCTCGACACGACACAAATCCGGCGTAGCCATGCGCTTTCCACGCATTTCAAGGCTACGCTGGGACAAGCCTACCGATGAAGCCGACCGCATCGAGACGCTGCGGGCGCTGCTCGATCGCTAG
- a CDS encoding BrnA antitoxin family protein, producing the protein MVNPPRRPTNPMEAAEAAFKPIKKPAPAPVREAPAAPNVRELVSIRIDRAVLDHFQEDGPGWQDRINEALRQVVAGNPVATGDRSNDD; encoded by the coding sequence ATGGTAAACCCGCCGCGCCGACCGACAAACCCGATGGAAGCCGCCGAGGCCGCCTTCAAGCCGATCAAGAAGCCGGCGCCGGCGCCGGTTCGTGAGGCACCGGCGGCTCCCAATGTCAGGGAGCTGGTTTCGATCCGCATCGATCGGGCTGTGCTGGACCATTTCCAGGAGGACGGGCCGGGTTGGCAGGATCGCATCAACGAAGCGCTCCGGCAGGTCGTGGCCGGGAATCCGGTCGCGACCGGCGACCGCTCGAATGACGACTGA
- a CDS encoding SRPBCC family protein: MVKVRQSTIIDAPIDDVWAILRDFNSHDRWHPAIAFSEIEGGDPVDAVGAVRHFRLADGGELREQLLALSDKDRRLSYCLLEAPLPLMGYVASVRLKPVTDGNATFWEWSSEFQPPAHRRDELVKLVTEGIYQAGFEAVRRLLWRKTVAAPVEARPPGTIVVPAPSASAPRAVSPIAPGQAERTRAVLVERYGGPEVLQFTEIGLPPPGPNEVRIRHTAIGVNFIDVYCRTGYFDLLQPPGVPGMEAAGVIEAVGPEVSGFMVGDRVAYACPPVGAYAERRNMAPDLLVHLSDDVTDEIAAAGLLKGVTASFLLHDVHAARPGSVVLIHAAAGGVGQLLVQWARHLGATVIATVSSDDKARIVERLGAHHVIVYSRENFADAVMRLTNGAGADVAYDAVGNDTFGGSLAALGVRGHLVSFGQASGPVGNWDIGRFSSKSITISRPNYAHYTDTPEKLAPHVNRFFSALRQGVIRVEPPTRYPLSQAAAAHRDLESRRTTGALVLTV; encoded by the coding sequence ATGGTCAAGGTCCGTCAGAGCACCATCATCGATGCGCCGATCGATGACGTCTGGGCCATCCTGCGCGATTTCAACAGCCATGACCGCTGGCACCCGGCGATCGCTTTCAGCGAGATCGAGGGTGGTGACCCCGTTGATGCCGTCGGGGCGGTGCGGCATTTCCGGCTGGCCGATGGCGGTGAGTTGCGGGAGCAGTTGCTGGCGCTGTCCGACAAGGACCGGCGGTTGAGCTATTGCCTGCTCGAGGCGCCCTTGCCGCTGATGGGCTATGTCGCGTCTGTCCGGCTGAAGCCGGTGACCGACGGCAACGCCACATTCTGGGAATGGTCTTCCGAATTCCAGCCGCCCGCGCACCGGCGTGACGAACTGGTCAAGCTGGTCACCGAAGGAATCTATCAGGCCGGTTTTGAGGCTGTTCGCAGATTGCTGTGGCGCAAGACCGTGGCCGCGCCCGTTGAGGCGAGGCCACCTGGGACGATTGTCGTCCCGGCGCCATCCGCAAGCGCGCCGCGCGCGGTATCGCCGATCGCGCCCGGCCAGGCTGAACGAACCAGGGCGGTGCTTGTAGAACGCTATGGCGGCCCGGAAGTCCTCCAATTCACCGAAATCGGATTGCCGCCGCCCGGGCCCAACGAAGTGCGGATTCGCCATACGGCGATCGGCGTCAACTTCATCGATGTCTACTGCCGCACCGGCTATTTCGACCTTCTGCAGCCACCTGGCGTGCCCGGCATGGAGGCCGCTGGTGTCATCGAAGCCGTCGGCCCGGAAGTCTCGGGCTTCATGGTCGGCGATCGCGTCGCCTATGCCTGTCCGCCGGTTGGCGCTTATGCTGAACGGCGCAACATGGCGCCGGATCTGCTGGTTCATCTGTCGGATGACGTTACCGACGAGATTGCCGCCGCCGGCCTGCTCAAGGGCGTCACCGCGAGTTTCCTGCTCCATGATGTCCATGCCGCGCGCCCCGGTTCCGTCGTTCTCATCCACGCGGCCGCCGGCGGCGTCGGCCAGTTGCTGGTGCAATGGGCCCGCCATCTCGGCGCAACCGTCATCGCCACCGTATCGAGCGACGACAAGGCGCGCATTGTTGAGAGGTTGGGGGCGCATCACGTCATCGTCTATTCGCGCGAGAATTTCGCCGACGCGGTCATGCGGCTGACCAACGGTGCGGGCGCCGATGTTGCCTATGACGCGGTCGGCAATGACACATTCGGCGGTTCGCTGGCGGCGCTCGGCGTTCGCGGTCACCTCGTCAGTTTCGGCCAGGCCTCCGGCCCGGTCGGCAATTGGGATATCGGCCGGTTCTCGTCGAAGTCGATCACCATCTCGCGCCCGAACTATGCGCATTACACCGACACGCCGGAAAAGCTCGCGCCGCATGTCAACCGCTTCTTCTCGGCGCTACGGCAGGGGGTGATCAGGGTCGAACCACCGACGCGATATCCGCTGTCGCAGGCAGCAGCGGCTCACCGCGATCTCGAATCGCGGCGCACAACCGGAGCCCTGGTGCTGACGGTTTGA